The following DNA comes from Gemella massiliensis.
TACGGAACTGGTGCAAAAGAGAATCCTAAAAAAGGTGGAATGATCTAAAAAGTAAAAATTTTAGTAGAATTTACTCATCAGTAGTTATATGAAGGGGTTCACTAATTTAAAAATTTGCTTTAAAGAATTTTCGTAAATTTAATGAATTATACAGGGGTAACTCGACAAAATTGATTTCTAATGAAATCATGATTTTTGGGTTACTTTTTCTATTATACGTAACAAATTTGTAATAAAAATCATTTAATTGTAATAAGAACAATAACAAGCTTATGATATAATTAATATGATAAATTTATGTAATAAAATGTTGAAAATGAGGATATAGAAAAATGAATTCAAAAAGTGTAAAAAGTGGCTTAATGTTTTTAACAGTATTAACAACACCGATAGTAATAAATGAAGTAGTAGGGATGGAAGCACATGCGGCGGCTCAAGGTTGGGTACAACAGCATGGTACATGGAGCTACTACTATAATGGTGCACAAGTAAAAAATAAATGGGTAGGAGATTATTATCTAGGTAGTAATGGATACATGGTAAAGAATACTTGGATACAAGGGAAGTATTATGTAGACAATAACGGAAAATGGGTAGCAAATGCCCAAAAAGGTTGGGTGAAGAGAGGAGCTACATGGTATTATTATAACCAAAATAACACATTGGCAAGGAATCAATGGGCAGGAAACTACTGGTTAGGATCAGACGGAAAGATGGCAACAAACAGCTGGGTAGATAGTGGACGTTATTATGTTGATAATAATGGAAAATGGATAGCAAATGCCCAAAAAGGTTGGGTGAAGAGAGGAGCTACATGGTATTATTATAACCAAAATAACACATTGGCAAGGAATCAATGGGCAGGAAACTACTGGTTAGGATCAGACGGAAAGATGGCAACAAACAGCTGGGTAGATAGTGGACGTTATTATGTTGATAATAATGGAAAATGGATAGCAAATGCCCAAAAAGGTTGGGTGAAGAGAGGAACTACATGGTATTATTATAACCAAAATAACACATTGGCAAGGAATCAATGGGTAGGAAACTACTGGTTAGGATCAGACGGAAAGATGGCAACAAACGGCTGGGTAGATAGTGGACGTTATTATGTAGACAATAACGGAAAATGGGTAGCAAATGCAGGAAAATCTAATAAAACCTATAGCGGTAATACTTACTCAGGATATTATAAAGTAAAAGGATTGTATATTCCGGTTTATGATGCTAGCGGAAAAATATTATCACATGTATCACAAGGAACGGTCTTATTTAGAGACAGTAGAGCAACCTCAAACGGAAGAATACCGGTACAGGTAGCAGGTTTAACGGGGTATGTAAATCCTTCTCAAGTACAAGCCGTAACGGAAAATACAACATTTATTCCGGATTATGTAAGTGATGGTAAATATGTATATCATCGTTATTCGCGATATAGTAAAGTAAAAGTTGCATATCATAATCCGAATATGGTAGTGGGTAAAGCTTATTATTCAGCAGATGGTGTTAATTTCGGAACATTTAAACTTGAGCATCCGTTCCAATTTAATAATTTAAAATCAAAAACAAATTATTCGGCAGCAGATCTTAATCGCCTTTATAACTTAATGGGAGCGAGCAACAGTATGTTGGCTGGAAGAGGTGCAACATTCAAAGAAGCTGAAAGAAGATATGGAGTTAATGCACTTTATTTAGTGGCACATAGTGCTTTAGAAAGTGCTTGGGGTAAAAGTAATATAGCGAAGAGAAAAAATAATTTCTTCGGTATTGCCGCTTATGATTCAAATCCTTTCAATTCAGCTAAACGTTTTGATAATGTTGATGCCGGTATATTGGGGGCTGCACGTTGGATTAGTGAGAAATATCTAACTAATGGTAGATACCCTGCACATGGTGCATATTTAGGAAATAAAGCCGGCGGTATGAATGTAAACTATGCAACAGCACCGTATTGGGGCGAATCAATCGCAAGTATAATGTTTGAAGCTAACGAACGTTTAGGAAGAAAAGATAAATAAAAAAGTAGGAGCCGGGCAGGTAAATTGCCTTGCTCCCTTACTTTTGGCAAGGAGACTATATGTTAGTATCAGTAGTTATTGGGCTACTTAATGAAGAAAAATTTTTACCGCAATTAATTGAAGATTTTAAAAAGCAAACGTATAATCATAAAAAAATAGAATTGATATTTATTGATGGTATGTCGTCTGATAGTAGTTGGGATATATTAAAAAAATTTAAAGATAATAATCACGAATTTTATGATGTGGTACTTTTAAAAAATCCTAAAGTCATTTTATCAGCAGGAATGAATATAGGTATAAAGAGTGCAAAAGGAGAATGTATTTTAAAAGTGGATTGTCATTCTCATATTACGGAGAATTTTATAGAAAATAATGTAAAAGTGATTAACGAAGGAGAATATGTTTGTGGGGGGCCACGACCTAATATTATAAATGGTGGGAACAATTTTAGTAAAACTTTATTGTTTGTAGAAGAAAATATGTTTGGCAGCGGTGTGGCAAGTTATCGAAAAAAAACTTCAAAGAAGTATGTTAGATCCGTTTTTCAAGGAATGTACAGAAAAGAAGTGTTTGATAAAGTAGGTTTATTAGATGAGTATGTAGGTCGTGCAGAAGATAATGAATTGCACTATCGCTTAAGAAAACATGGGTACAAAATTCGATATAGTAATGATATTTTGTCTTATCAGTATACACGTCCAACATTAAAACGTATGTTAAAGCAAAAATATTCCAATGGTTATTGGATAGGAAAAGTCAGCCATGTTTACCCTAAAGCGTTTTCAATATTTCACTTTGTACCATTTGTATTTGTAGTGGTGATTGTCGTAAGTTTATTGGCTTTGCCTTGGACATGGATACTATTGGAATTATTAATGGGTGTGTATGTATTTTTTACGATAATAATAACTATTGCAACTATATTAACGAATAAATTTAATTTAACATTGTTGTTAATGCCGATTATTTTATTTTTAGTACACATTTCTTATGGGCTAGGAACTTTAGTAGGATTAGTCAAAGGTTTTTCTTGGAAGAAAGTTTATTTTAAAAAATAACTTTAAGAACTGTTTTTCGCTATTATTGCGAAAACAGTTCTTTTGGCTCTGTGTCAAATATAGGGTATGGGGAAAAATTTATACCCTTATTATTTTATACCTTTCCATTATCTCACAATAATTTCTTTTTCACTTTCTTATATGATATAATTATAAAATATACTTGAAAGAAGGTGAAGAAATGGAAAGTAGCGTAAGCAACAAAGAAATAATAAAAAAATTATCACAGTTGCTTTATAGGGATAAAATTAGAATTGGAATTGCATTAGTAGCTTCATTTTTTTCATATTATTTTACTTTATATCCTGCCAATAGATTAAATTTTATAGTAGACGGAATAGCTAACGGTTCTATCACCTTTGACGGTGTAATAAAAGAGATAATTAATATTATTTTTATAGGATTAGCATTATATTTCGTCTATTATTTTAAAGAATATTATACTTTTATCGGGTATGATAAAATAATAAAAGATTTAGGCTATGAAGTGCAACGTGATGTTTACCGCCATACACCTATCTTTTTTAATAAATTTAGCATAGGGGAAGTTAT
Coding sequences within:
- a CDS encoding glucosaminidase domain-containing protein, whose protein sequence is MNSKSVKSGLMFLTVLTTPIVINEVVGMEAHAAAQGWVQQHGTWSYYYNGAQVKNKWVGDYYLGSNGYMVKNTWIQGKYYVDNNGKWVANAQKGWVKRGATWYYYNQNNTLARNQWAGNYWLGSDGKMATNSWVDSGRYYVDNNGKWIANAQKGWVKRGATWYYYNQNNTLARNQWAGNYWLGSDGKMATNSWVDSGRYYVDNNGKWIANAQKGWVKRGTTWYYYNQNNTLARNQWVGNYWLGSDGKMATNGWVDSGRYYVDNNGKWVANAGKSNKTYSGNTYSGYYKVKGLYIPVYDASGKILSHVSQGTVLFRDSRATSNGRIPVQVAGLTGYVNPSQVQAVTENTTFIPDYVSDGKYVYHRYSRYSKVKVAYHNPNMVVGKAYYSADGVNFGTFKLEHPFQFNNLKSKTNYSAADLNRLYNLMGASNSMLAGRGATFKEAERRYGVNALYLVAHSALESAWGKSNIAKRKNNFFGIAAYDSNPFNSAKRFDNVDAGILGAARWISEKYLTNGRYPAHGAYLGNKAGGMNVNYATAPYWGESIASIMFEANERLGRKDK
- a CDS encoding glycosyltransferase family 2 protein; the protein is MLVSVVIGLLNEEKFLPQLIEDFKKQTYNHKKIELIFIDGMSSDSSWDILKKFKDNNHEFYDVVLLKNPKVILSAGMNIGIKSAKGECILKVDCHSHITENFIENNVKVINEGEYVCGGPRPNIINGGNNFSKTLLFVEENMFGSGVASYRKKTSKKYVRSVFQGMYRKEVFDKVGLLDEYVGRAEDNELHYRLRKHGYKIRYSNDILSYQYTRPTLKRMLKQKYSNGYWIGKVSHVYPKAFSIFHFVPFVFVVVIVVSLLALPWTWILLELLMGVYVFFTIIITIATILTNKFNLTLLLMPIILFLVHISYGLGTLVGLVKGFSWKKVYFKK